Proteins encoded together in one Altererythrobacter epoxidivorans window:
- the nudC gene encoding NAD(+) diphosphatase, which yields MNWKARLLLLDGLMPSIGDDGRLAWGSLADAAEDAELVFLGLDDGKACFVAVPGRGDAAPRMANPQLWSLMASMEPGDLALYGGARSIADWHARHRFCAQCGAETSLAKGGWQRNCGSCGAQHFPRTDPVTIMLVEHEGRVMLGRGKGWPEGRFSALAGFVEPGETIEEGVQREVFEESGVRVRDVSYIASQPWPFPSQLMIGCHSYADDDALVIDETEMAEINWYTRDEVTSALAGSGPFVAPPPHAIAHHLLHWWVSR from the coding sequence ATGAACTGGAAGGCGCGGCTGCTGCTGCTCGACGGATTGATGCCGTCGATCGGCGATGACGGGCGGCTCGCCTGGGGCAGCCTGGCCGATGCAGCAGAGGATGCCGAACTGGTTTTCCTCGGGCTCGACGATGGCAAGGCGTGCTTCGTTGCGGTGCCGGGTCGCGGCGATGCGGCACCTCGGATGGCGAACCCGCAGCTGTGGTCATTGATGGCCAGCATGGAGCCGGGCGACCTCGCGCTATACGGCGGCGCTCGCAGCATTGCCGACTGGCATGCACGGCACCGCTTCTGCGCCCAATGCGGGGCTGAAACCTCCCTCGCTAAGGGCGGTTGGCAGCGCAATTGCGGCAGCTGCGGAGCGCAGCATTTCCCCCGAACCGATCCGGTCACGATCATGCTGGTCGAACATGAAGGGCGCGTCATGCTCGGGCGGGGCAAGGGGTGGCCAGAGGGTCGCTTCAGTGCGCTTGCCGGCTTTGTCGAACCGGGCGAGACGATCGAAGAGGGCGTTCAGCGCGAGGTGTTCGAGGAATCGGGCGTCCGCGTGCGGGACGTCAGCTATATTGCCAGCCAGCCGTGGCCTTTCCCCAGCCAGTTGATGATCGGCTGTCACAGCTATGCGGATGACGATGCGCTGGTGATCGACGAAACCGAAATGGCCGAGATCAACTGGTACACACGCGACGAAGTGACTTCCGCACTTGCGGGCTCCGGTCCGTTTGTCGCGCCGCCACCGCATGCGATCGCGCACCATTTGCTGCACTGGTGGGTGTCGCGATGA